A DNA window from Vigna angularis cultivar LongXiaoDou No.4 chromosome 1, ASM1680809v1, whole genome shotgun sequence contains the following coding sequences:
- the LOC108319882 gene encoding tetrahydroberberine oxidase: MKYPSFCFTFATAILLFPFHPSSADSPEKFVQCLYNYPHITNSISNVVYKKSNSSYSSILDATIQNLRFFNISSKPQVIITPMDVSHIRATIICAQRHGLQIRTRSGGHDYEGLSYVAGVPFLIVDLINLRRIEVDTENRTAWVQAGATIGELYYRISQKSKTLGFPAGECPLVGVGGHFSGGGYGYMLRKYGLAADHVIDAKIVDVNGNLLDKETMGVDLFWAIRGGGGASFGVIVAWKIKLVSVPSIVTVFQVTRTLEENAIEIIHKWQRVANKFNESITMKANIERVNSSKSGNVTVGAKFESLYLGRVDDLIPSMQKSFPELGLVREDCTEMSWIESILYKAGFASGESTDVLLNRTQLNSLLFLKAKSDYVRDPIPDFGLERLWHFLYEDAAKDAYIQFTPYGGRMNEISESETPFPHRSGYIFHIQYRVYWQEKGDAAAQRYINWIRRVYKYMEPHVSKSPRAAYLNYRDLDIGTNNNGYTSFRQASIWGTKYFGNNFNRLTLVKTRIDPRNFFRNEQSIPPLTSNRRK; this comes from the coding sequence ATGAAGTATCCAAGCTTCTGTTTTACCTTTGCTACTGCCATTCTTCTCTTTCCATTTCATCCTTCTTCAGCAGATTCTCCTGAAAAGTTTGTTCAATGTCTTTACAATTATCCCCATATCACCAACTCAATCTCCAATGTTGTTTACAAAAAAAGCAACTCTTCATACTCCTCTATCCTAGATGCTACCATTCAAAATCTTAGGTTCTTCAACATAAGCTCAAAACCCCAAGTCATTATCACACCAATGGACGTTTCCCACATTCGAGCCACCATAATCTGTGCCCAACGTCATGGTCTGCAGATTCGAACCCGAAGCGGAGGCCATGATTACGAGGGTCTCTCGTATGTTGCTGGGGTTCCATTTCTCATCGTTGACCTCATAAACCTTCGAAGAATCGAAGTTGACACTGAAAACAGAACTGCTTGGGTTCAAGCTGGGGCGACTATAGGTGAACTTTACTATAGGATTAGCCAGAAAAGCAAAACACTTGGGTTCCCAGCAGGTGAGTGTCCCCTTGTGGGCGTTGGTGGTCACTTCAGCGGTGGTGGCTATGGGTATATGTTGCGTAAGTACGGTCTTGCTGCTGATCATGTAATTGATGCTAAGATTGTTGACGTCAATGGTAATCTCCTAGATAAAGAAACAATGGGCGTGGATCTATTTTGGGCCATTAGAGGTGGTggtggagcaagctttggagtCATAGTGGCTTGGAAGATAAAACTAGTTTCAGTTCCATCAATTGTAACTGTGTTCCAAGTTACAAGGACATTGGAAGAAAATGCAATCGAGATTATTCATAAGTGGCAGCGTGTGGCAAACAAATTTAATGAGAGCATAACCATGAAGGCCAACATTGAAAGGGTAAATTCAAGTAAAAGTGGGAATGTAACAGTAGGAGCGAAGTTTGAATCCTTATATCTGGGACGTGTAGATGATCTCATTCCCTCGATGCAAAAGAGCTTCCCGGAGTTGGGTTTGGTGAGAGAAGACTGCACTGAGATGAGTTGGATAGAATCAATTTTGTACAAGGCTGGATTCGCATCCGGTGAATCCACCGATGTTTTGCTGAACAGAACTCAATTAAACAGTTTGTTGTTCTTGAAAGCAAAATCTGATTATGTGAGAGATCCCATTCCAGATTTTGGGTTAGAAAGGTTATGGCATTTCTTATATGAAGATGCGGCTAAAGATGCTTACATTCAATTCACTCCTTATGGAGGCAGGATGAATGAGATTTCAGAATCCGAAACTCCATTTCCACACAGATCTGGCTACATATTCCACATTCAATACAGGGTGTATTGGCAAGAAAAAGGGGATGCGGCGGCACAAAGGTACATCAACTGGATTAGAAGAGTGTATAAATATATGGAACCTCATGTTTCAAAGTCTCCAAGAGCTGCATATCTGAATTATAGAGACCTCGACATTGGAACTAATAACAATGGTTACACAAGCTTTAGACAAGCCAGCATTTGGGGCACTAAGTATTTTGGTAACAACTTTAATAGATTGACACTCGTGAAGACCAGGATTGACCCTAGAAATTTCTTCAGAAACGAACAAAGCATACCTCCTCTTACGTCGAACAGACGCAAATAA
- the LOC108319884 gene encoding uncharacterized protein LOC108319884: protein MWRERKKLTDTEDGGLRLVSFPHSSRKVAFISLEEAHLHHAGSNSHGRPGRKSTRRHHLLDSLYFAVRESKAYASLADRCCTENGWSKGTMIHCMWKHMGSIKGCCQKKGI from the exons AtgtggagagaaagaaaaaagctCACGGACACCGAAGATGGAGGGTTACGACTGGTTTCTTTTCCTCATTCAAGTAGGAAGGTTGCATTCATTTCTTTAGAAGAAGCTCATCTTCATCACGCTGGCAGCAATTCACACGGACGGCCTGGAAGAAAGAGCACACGCCGCCACCACCTTTTGGATTCACTTTATTTTGCTGTTAGAG AAAGTAAAGCATATGCTTCATTAGCGGATAGGTGCTGCACGGAGAATGGATGGAGCAAGGGCACGATGATTCATTGCATGTGGAAGCACATGGGTTCAATTAAGGGTTGCTGCCAAAAAAAGG
- the LOC128195169 gene encoding (+)-neomenthol dehydrogenase-like, with protein MKQDFFLFGICKKLALNGIVVVLKTRNEKRGLEAMERLKEFRLSDFVVFHQLDVTDPSSVTSLSHFIKTRFGKLDILVNNAGAHGGIKRCEIFYWNLIVYQNYELAKECVETDFFGVERVTEALLSLVQLSTSPRIVNISSQIGLLKAWETAWLPEDLTSKTRAPWESDINFPFSSSSPAAAVDTVAEADEETKAFVAEMNKNWNERRRGSKEKEKREENGALYSVKNMKKDY; from the exons atgaAACAAgattttttcttgtttggaaTATGCAAGAAACTAGCTTTGAATGGAATTGTAGTGGTGCTAAaaacaagaaatgaaaaaaGGGGTTTGGAAGCAATGGAAAGATTGAAAGAGTTTAGACTATCAGACTTTGTGGTTTTTCATCAACTTGATGTGACAGACCCTTCCAGTGTTACTTCCTTATCACATTTCATCAAAACAAGATTTGGAAAACTTGATATATTG GTGAATAATGCAGGTGCTCATGGGGGAATA AAAAGGTGTGAAATATTCTATTGGAATCTGATAGTGTATCAAAATTATGAGTTAGCCAAAGAATGTGTTGAAACAGATTTCTTTGGTGTAGAGAGAGTAACTGAAGCTCTTCTTTCTCTGGTCCAACTCTCCACTTCACCAAGGATTGTCAATATCTCTAGTCAAATAGGACTATTGAAG GCTTGGGAAACGGCGTGGCTGCCGGAGGACTTAACATCGAAAACGCGAGCTCCATGGGAAAGCGACatcaacttccctttctcctCTTCCTCCCCCGCAGCGGCGGTTGACACCGTGGCCGAGGCCGACGAGGAGACGAAAGCGTTCGTGGCGGAGATGAACAAGAATTGGAACGAGCGCCGAAGAGGAtcgaaagagaaggagaagagggaaGAAAATGGCGCGCTTTACAGcgtgaagaatatgaagaaggATTATTGA